In the genome of Planococcus donghaensis, the window TCGACGAGAAATTGCAAGAACGACGGCCCTCACGAGAAAAATGCACGCTACGTAAAACAAAAACAGGAGCACTTCGGTCCATTCGATTTGCTCAAACACCTCATACCAATGTTTGGTCAGTTCTTCCGGTTGTATCGTCAGCAGCATGCCTATCCTCTCCCTCTTCAACTTCGTATGGTTTACTCACTCTTCGCCCAATATTGACCTTTCCGGTTCGTAATGTCGAGCGTTGTGATTATATTCTCTACCTGACTTTTTCTATATAGTTTCTATTCAAACATACCCCTATAACAATGTATATAACAGGAAGTAATTGGCCTCCATCAACTTTCCATCTCCCTTTTTCACGTCATGCTATACTGAAAGCATCCACTACCGAAAGGATGATTTTTTTGTCAGAACTAACTCATTTTAATGCTCAAGGTCGTGCCAAAATGGTCGACGTCTCCGATAAAAAAAACAGTGTACGCACTGCTCGTGCAACTACTTCTGTTTTATTAAACAAAGCGATTTACCAACAAATTAAAGAAGGTACTAATAAAAAGGGCGATGTTTTTGCAGTTGCTCAAGTGGCTGGCATTATGGCAGCTAAAAATACTTCACAAATCATCCCGATGTGTCATCCATTAGCACTTAGTGGCGTGGACATTGAATTTCAATGGAATGTCGATGAAGAAAAAAATCACTTCGAAGTTTTGTTGACCGTTTCCGTAAAAACAAAAGGACCTACAGGAGTCGAAATGGAAGCTCTTACCGCGGCTTCTGCTGCAGCACTGACAATTTACGATATGTGCAAAGCTTCTGGTAAAGAAATGGTCATCGGACCGACGATGTTGCTTGAGAAAACTGGCGGAAAATCCGATTACGCACGTGATTAAACCTTACTAGTTACTGATCGAAGTTTATATCTTGTACGCATATAAAAAAGCCGGAGAAAAAAATTTCTTTTCTCCGGCTTTTTGTTTGTCATAAACTATTGTACAGGTCTTGTTGGCATTTCGATGCCTAGTTCTGCCAGTTGCTCTTGAGCTTGTTCTTCCGTAATGGTTCCCGCCATTTGCTGATCTCTAATTTCTTGCACTTTTTGCTCTGTTTCCTCATCCATTTCTGGCATGTCAGGTGGGAGTGCCCCTGCCTCTCGTGGCATTCCGCCACCTCCACCTGCTCCACCGCCAGGGTTTTCAACACTTGCTTCTGTAATCCCATCTTCGTTTAACCAAGTAACCGATTCGGTAATCGTAAAGTCTACAAGTTCTGTTCCGCCTTCATATCCGCCATCTGCGTAAAGACCCGCTGTTTCTTCAGCTGATGAAGTACCTCCTGAAGAAAGCGTATAAGAAGAGCCTATCTCCAAGTCCGGTGTGCTAATAAATATAGCCGAAAACTCTCTCGACGGAGCATATGTCGCGATCGTTGTCCCTTCGCTATCTTGCAAGTGAACAATGGTTCCTGCCTCTTGAATTTCAGGGAACGTCATGACAACAGATTCTTGAGCTGTTTCTTCTGAAGTGGCTTGCACCATGCCTGTGCTACCGGCAGCGATTATTACCCCTCCCGTAAGGTCAAAGCCATTATCATAATCAATCGAACCGTCCATTGTTCTTGTTGGACCTTCAACGAGTACTGTACCACCTGTCATGACGATTGAGCCGTTGGCGTCGAGACCATCTCCAAGACCATCAACTGTTATAAATCCACCGTTAATCGTCATCACAGGTTCTCCGCCTTCGCCTATTTCAACTTTATCTGCTTCATCCACTTCTACCGGTGGACCTGTTGTCACTGTTGTGCCGTCGCTGACGTTAATGCCGTCATCCGTTGCAGTTACATCAATTGTTCCATCATCAATTGTGATGAAGTTACCTTCTAAACCTTCGTAACTTCTTGTAACCGTAATTTCACCGTTTGTGATCACAAGTGAATCGTCTGCGTGAACGCCATCTTCTCCGGTTGCAATTTCCCACTGTCCTCCAGCAATCGTAATATCACTATTGCTATTTACTGCATCGTCAAGCGAATCAATAATGAAAATACCACCGCTTACGTCAATAGCACCACCTGCTTTAAGACCTTTTGTGCTTTCTGCTTCTTCAACAACTTCTGTTTCTACAGCTGTGCCTGGTGCGGCATCTCCTGCTTCTTTAATCGTTTCTGGGCTACCGCCACCTGCAAGTATTGTATACGTTCCATCTGTCACCACTAAATCAGTTTCCGCTTGAATGGCATCCTTACCAGATGTAATATCGAATGTTCCACCTTCTAAAGCAATGCTACCTTTTGTTGCATCTTCATCGTTTGTCGATTTGATACCGTCACCACCCGCTTCAATAACAAATGCACCGGTCTTTATCGCGACAAGATCTCGCCCTTTCAAGCCATCATCAACTGCCGTGACTTGAATATTACCTCCAGTTACTTTGAGCTCATCTTTGCTGGCGATGCCATCTTTATAGTTACCTGTTACGGTGAGTTGTCCGGAACCGTTAATCGTTAAATCAGATTTACTGAAAATAGCTGCGTCTAGTTCATCATCAGATGAATCGTCCATTACATAGTTCGCACTATCAGAAATACTGTTTTCGGTACCGTCCGCTAAAGAAATTACGGCTTTTTCTGCATCTTTAATATAAATTGCTGAGTTTTCCGATGAGTTGATTTCCACTCCGTTCAAAACCAATCGAACTGTTTTTTTATCTTCGGAATCGACTACAATCTGACCCTCGTCTAAATTCCCTGTAAATACATATGTGCCTCCAGCTTTGATCGTTAGTACATTGTCTTCAAAAATAATTGCAGCTGATGATGCAAATTCTGCGCTGTCGCCGCTGAGTTCGACTTCGAAAGGATTTTCATCCTGCCACTCTGTATATTCATCTTCATCCGTGTAAGTTACCACGTTATTTACCAAACTTGTCATTTGTTCTGCCACCACTAGATCGGAAGTTGCTGCTGTTGATTGTTCGGTGTCAGTTTTTTTATCCGTTTCATTTGTACATGCAAACAACAAACTTGCACTCAATAATGTTGCGGCTAATTTAAACATTCTTTTATTTTTGGGCATCTTGTGCTCACTCCTTAAGTTGTTGAAAGGCTTGTTGCCCTCTCGATAATTCTTATTATTCATCTTCAACCTTAACCAAACCTTAAAAAAGCGAATCTATATAAAAATTTGCAATTTCAAAACTTAGTCCTATAATCAACTTATTCTTAAAATTCCTGAAGGGGCGCTCAAAATGAAATTATTAATCATAGAAGATGATCAGCATCTCTCAGATACAATTAAAGAAACAACACAAGATATGTTCCATACACAACAAGCTTTTGACGGCGAAGAAGGTTTGTTTTTAGCCGAACAAAATATTTTTGACTGCATCATTTTGGACATTATGCTTCCCTACTTAAATGGCTATG includes:
- the moaC gene encoding cyclic pyranopterin monophosphate synthase MoaC — encoded protein: MSELTHFNAQGRAKMVDVSDKKNSVRTARATTSVLLNKAIYQQIKEGTNKKGDVFAVAQVAGIMAAKNTSQIIPMCHPLALSGVDIEFQWNVDEEKNHFEVLLTVSVKTKGPTGVEMEALTAASAAALTIYDMCKASGKEMVIGPTMLLEKTGGKSDYARD
- a CDS encoding carbohydrate-binding domain-containing protein, with translation MPKNKRMFKLAATLLSASLLFACTNETDKKTDTEQSTAATSDLVVAEQMTSLVNNVVTYTDEDEYTEWQDENPFEVELSGDSAEFASSAAIIFEDNVLTIKAGGTYVFTGNLDEGQIVVDSEDKKTVRLVLNGVEINSSENSAIYIKDAEKAVISLADGTENSISDSANYVMDDSSDDELDAAIFSKSDLTINGSGQLTVTGNYKDGIASKDELKVTGGNIQVTAVDDGLKGRDLVAIKTGAFVIEAGGDGIKSTNDEDATKGSIALEGGTFDITSGKDAIQAETDLVVTDGTYTILAGGGSPETIKEAGDAAPGTAVETEVVEEAESTKGLKAGGAIDVSGGIFIIDSLDDAVNSNSDITIAGGQWEIATGEDGVHADDSLVITNGEITVTRSYEGLEGNFITIDDGTIDVTATDDGINVSDGTTVTTGPPVEVDEADKVEIGEGGEPVMTINGGFITVDGLGDGLDANGSIVMTGGTVLVEGPTRTMDGSIDYDNGFDLTGGVIIAAGSTGMVQATSEETAQESVVMTFPEIQEAGTIVHLQDSEGTTIATYAPSREFSAIFISTPDLEIGSSYTLSSGGTSSAEETAGLYADGGYEGGTELVDFTITESVTWLNEDGITEASVENPGGGAGGGGGMPREAGALPPDMPEMDEETEQKVQEIRDQQMAGTITEEQAQEQLAELGIEMPTRPVQ